In the genome of Leptospira saintgironsiae, one region contains:
- a CDS encoding response regulator transcription factor has product MKNILVIEDDPDIGNLIRKSLDSAHYRTTIQTSGEEGLKYYKANHPDLLILDLSLPDIDGMDVCRTVRRSDENTPIFIVTARNEEIDRIMGLELGADDYITKPFSVRELKTRVDVFFRRWDKKAGIKPNIGSGGEIIRGSLKIDPVRRRVTLKDQVINISRKEFDILQLMATSPGKVFSREMILEAVWGMEWDGFERMIDSHIKRIRSKLEKNSAQPEWIETIWGIGYRFTDNYEGIVIID; this is encoded by the coding sequence ATGAAGAATATTCTGGTAATTGAAGATGATCCGGACATCGGGAATTTAATACGAAAGTCATTAGATTCAGCTCATTACCGAACTACAATTCAAACTTCTGGCGAAGAGGGCCTTAAATACTATAAGGCAAATCACCCTGACCTCCTAATTTTAGATCTCTCCTTACCTGATATAGACGGGATGGATGTATGTCGAACAGTCCGAAGATCTGACGAGAATACTCCTATTTTTATAGTTACTGCCCGAAATGAAGAAATAGATAGAATAATGGGACTTGAGTTAGGCGCGGACGATTACATCACAAAACCTTTCTCGGTAAGAGAATTAAAAACTAGAGTAGATGTATTCTTTCGTAGATGGGACAAAAAGGCTGGTATTAAACCGAATATTGGAAGCGGCGGAGAAATCATCAGAGGATCTTTGAAAATCGATCCAGTTCGTCGTAGAGTCACTTTGAAAGACCAAGTGATCAATATCTCCCGAAAAGAATTTGATATTTTACAACTAATGGCAACTTCTCCAGGAAAAGTTTTCTCCAGGGAGATGATCTTAGAAGCAGTTTGGGGAATGGAATGGGATGGATTTGAAAGAATGATCGACTCTCACATTAAAAGAATTCGCTCCAAATTGGAAAAGAATTCAGCTCAACCTGAATGGATCGAAACAATTTGGGGAATTGGTTATAGATTTACTGATAACTATGAAGGTATCGTAATCATAGATTAG
- the pyk gene encoding pyruvate kinase: MKNELVNFRKTKIICTIGPATADKKMIQSLAEAGMNIARLNMSHGNHDFHRSIIRAIKSLNKDVLKHPIAILLDTQGPEIRTGDLQVDHLDLKVGESFTFHIIPGEESEEQSVFVNYRDIVKDLKIGDRVTVDNGLINLVVEEIQETALKCKVVDGGKLGSRKHINLPGIRVNLPSITQKDQKDILFGLEEDVDFIALSFVRSAEDIHQLRKIIEENNGHTDIIAKIEDQEAVKNMLEIVEAADGVMVARGDLGVELPIEELPLIQRAIIRECAIKGKRVIVATHLLESMINNPSPTRAEVTDVANAVFEEADAIMLSGETAAGKFPVRCVDMLHKISERVEKAPGLGYVLERVPSNKKEEMARSAAMLSDSIKSPAIIVITRRGTTALNVASFHPRFPLIYAFTNMTTVRRKLWLTRSVIPYRIDFSSDPEKTIKLAIETLKSSGRVKDGDQVVILSDIIAGADRVETIQIREVK; encoded by the coding sequence ATGAAAAATGAATTAGTTAATTTCAGAAAAACTAAAATTATCTGCACGATTGGCCCAGCAACCGCCGACAAAAAAATGATCCAGTCCCTTGCGGAAGCTGGGATGAATATTGCCAGATTGAACATGTCTCACGGAAATCATGATTTCCATAGATCCATAATTCGAGCTATAAAATCCCTGAATAAAGATGTATTAAAACATCCTATTGCGATCTTATTAGATACCCAAGGTCCGGAAATTCGGACTGGAGATCTGCAAGTAGATCATTTGGACTTAAAAGTAGGCGAGTCTTTTACGTTTCATATCATTCCAGGAGAAGAATCCGAGGAACAATCTGTTTTCGTAAATTATCGCGATATCGTGAAAGACCTTAAGATCGGAGACAGGGTTACAGTAGACAACGGCTTAATCAATTTGGTAGTGGAAGAGATCCAAGAGACTGCTCTGAAATGTAAAGTTGTCGATGGTGGAAAATTAGGCTCTCGCAAACATATCAATCTTCCAGGTATCCGAGTAAACTTACCTTCTATCACTCAGAAAGACCAAAAGGATATTCTTTTTGGTTTAGAAGAAGATGTGGATTTTATTGCTCTTTCCTTCGTTCGTTCTGCGGAAGATATCCATCAACTTCGTAAGATCATAGAAGAAAATAATGGTCATACTGATATCATCGCTAAGATAGAAGACCAAGAAGCCGTTAAGAACATGTTAGAAATAGTGGAAGCTGCTGATGGCGTGATGGTAGCAAGAGGAGATCTTGGAGTAGAGCTTCCTATTGAAGAACTTCCTCTAATCCAACGTGCTATTATCCGAGAATGTGCGATCAAAGGAAAAAGAGTGATCGTTGCGACTCATCTTTTGGAATCCATGATCAATAATCCTTCTCCTACCCGGGCGGAAGTGACTGATGTTGCCAACGCGGTTTTTGAAGAAGCAGATGCAATCATGTTATCCGGCGAAACTGCCGCAGGAAAATTCCCAGTTCGTTGTGTGGATATGCTCCATAAAATCTCGGAAAGAGTGGAGAAGGCGCCGGGATTAGGTTATGTTTTGGAAAGAGTTCCTTCCAACAAGAAGGAAGAAATGGCTCGATCAGCGGCGATGCTTTCTGATTCTATCAAATCTCCTGCAATTATAGTGATTACCAGAAGGGGAACTACGGCTTTGAACGTGGCATCCTTCCATCCTAGGTTCCCACTTATCTACGCTTTCACCAATATGACTACTGTCAGACGTAAACTTTGGCTGACCCGAAGTGTAATTCCATACCGGATCGATTTTTCCAGTGACCCTGAGAAAACGATCAAGCTGGCGATTGAAACTTTAAAGTCGAGCGGCCGAGTGAAGGACGGGGATCAAGTTGTAATCTTATCTGATATTATTGCGGGCGCTGACAGGGTGGAGACGATCCAGATCCGAGAGGTGAAGTAA
- a CDS encoding DUF4279 domain-containing protein gives MKYSNPSFPRSWALIAVSEPGLDVHEVTRTLGIRPDLSVNKGVPAISGKSVTSSLWQIHSKRDASSPLEDHIQELLERIAPRRKEFQSFCEKHNVVLYCSVEFNNGNLEETALSARTLLLLGNLGLKLSFHAWNIPERRRRSEDQN, from the coding sequence ATGAAATACAGTAATCCTTCCTTCCCCAGGAGTTGGGCGCTTATTGCTGTTTCGGAGCCCGGGTTGGATGTTCACGAAGTAACCAGAACCCTTGGTATTCGGCCGGACTTGTCAGTGAACAAAGGAGTTCCTGCCATCTCTGGAAAATCCGTCACTTCTTCCTTGTGGCAAATTCACTCGAAAAGAGATGCAAGTTCCCCATTAGAAGATCATATCCAAGAATTATTAGAAAGAATTGCCCCTCGTCGCAAAGAATTCCAAAGTTTTTGCGAAAAACATAATGTCGTACTTTATTGTTCTGTTGAATTCAATAATGGTAATTTAGAAGAAACTGCTTTGAGTGCTCGAACTCTGTTACTACTCGGAAATCTCGGATTAAAATTATCCTTTCATGCGTGGAATATTCCGGAAAGAAGGAGAAGGTCAGAGGATCAGAATTAA
- a CDS encoding LBF_4227 family protein, which yields MAAKRTDSEEIPYENNEKQDGTSFSSFELKEHLLAFINSIAEYFETLLLYAKKIATEKIVLGIQAYVFFRIALFFISLSVIFFLAAFFLYLQRQFAGDPLPAALGTGGLCFFISLLGVFALIRKLKA from the coding sequence TTGGCCGCTAAAAGAACGGATTCAGAAGAAATTCCTTACGAAAATAACGAGAAGCAGGATGGAACTTCCTTTTCAAGTTTCGAGCTGAAGGAACACCTGCTCGCTTTCATCAATTCAATAGCAGAATATTTTGAAACTCTTCTTCTTTACGCAAAGAAAATCGCAACGGAAAAGATTGTATTGGGCATCCAAGCCTACGTATTCTTTCGAATTGCTCTTTTCTTTATTAGTTTAAGTGTAATATTCTTTCTCGCTGCCTTTTTTCTCTATTTGCAGAGACAATTTGCAGGAGATCCGCTACCGGCAGCCTTGGGAACTGGTGGTCTTTGCTTTTTCATTTCCTTGTTAGGTGTTTTCGCTCTTATTCGGAAGCTTAAAGCGTAG
- a CDS encoding 4a-hydroxytetrahydrobiopterin dehydratase codes for MENSPVPLSIEQIKKELPITWEVISADVIPKIVRVYKLSQYLDGIKVITALANIANDMDHHPEILLSYSSVRVELYTHSLKGLSSFDLQFAISAENSLSNL; via the coding sequence ATGGAAAATTCTCCAGTTCCACTTTCAATCGAGCAAATTAAGAAGGAACTCCCGATTACTTGGGAAGTTATTTCGGCAGACGTAATTCCAAAAATCGTTAGAGTATATAAATTATCTCAATATCTAGATGGAATTAAAGTCATAACGGCCCTTGCAAATATAGCTAATGATATGGATCACCATCCAGAAATCCTTCTTTCGTATAGTTCTGTTAGAGTGGAACTATATACTCACAGTTTAAAGGGATTATCCAGCTTTGATTTGCAATTTGCTATCTCTGCCGAAAATTCTCTAAGTAATCTTTAA
- a CDS encoding ArnT family glycosyltransferase yields MVWNSFYKKSLNEDRIFVSLLILLNVFLLLPGSGGNAILTQGDEAMHIATIRESLASSSYLFPKFEGVLNLYKPPALFWLGIFSDSLFGVSFFAERFPSFLLFFGSSVLIYLGIRRAGGSPKFAFTISAAYTLTLGVFKFSRLVMMESLLAFFIILVSVTILEFRLSKNKIWLFVGGFFSGIAILIKGPVFQVYSGIILGSYSIIGIFLLHLNGGWAGKKRIGKELLTHIIFHSSSLIVPVIWILVLLSYSELGKEFLTIFLFTENLGKFSAATANQSELIIPLGFFLYSFPFSLAVFSGFYSKLFQKPKSVREVVGSSYLWAILAICLVHLAPNRKDFYYLLPLIPLAFLGIGLFFIRKKEYQFSKLLSLNYLFCFGISVLVLAAMWGFGILLGQNIWAELLFTAFLLLIFLWGRRIRVQKSGVPSTIALNLLLAAGLLSYIQFSILPRVNLSEVPEKGPFTSAKQICIVSENPWTALTFRNALPGAEIIHSVPGADRNCVDGIRYLVFFQEQVPIPSGYQLLQTQTVWKRDVTLKELLSPTKGKEYVYFYEPSRNKNSELESR; encoded by the coding sequence ATGGTTTGGAATTCGTTTTATAAAAAAAGCCTAAATGAAGATAGAATATTCGTTTCTCTGCTCATTTTGTTAAACGTATTCCTCCTTCTTCCTGGATCTGGAGGGAATGCTATCTTAACCCAAGGGGATGAAGCGATGCATATCGCTACGATCCGAGAAAGTTTAGCCTCTTCTTCCTATCTTTTCCCTAAATTTGAAGGCGTTTTAAATCTCTACAAGCCACCCGCTCTGTTTTGGCTCGGAATTTTTTCGGACAGTCTTTTTGGTGTCAGCTTTTTTGCAGAAAGGTTTCCTTCCTTTTTACTCTTTTTCGGATCTTCTGTTCTAATTTACCTAGGAATTAGAAGGGCAGGTGGAAGTCCTAAGTTTGCGTTCACAATTTCTGCCGCTTACACTCTTACTCTAGGCGTATTCAAATTTTCCCGTTTGGTGATGATGGAGTCTTTATTGGCCTTCTTCATCATTTTAGTCTCCGTTACAATTTTAGAATTCAGGCTTTCTAAAAATAAGATCTGGTTATTTGTCGGAGGTTTCTTTTCTGGGATCGCAATTCTAATCAAAGGTCCTGTATTCCAAGTATATAGTGGGATCATCTTAGGGTCTTATTCTATTATTGGAATTTTTCTTCTTCACTTGAACGGGGGATGGGCAGGCAAAAAAAGAATTGGGAAGGAACTCCTTACCCATATCATATTCCATTCTTCTTCATTGATCGTTCCGGTAATTTGGATTCTGGTCCTTCTTTCCTATTCAGAATTAGGAAAAGAATTTCTAACGATCTTCTTATTCACAGAAAACCTAGGAAAATTTTCCGCAGCCACTGCAAATCAATCTGAATTGATTATCCCTCTTGGATTCTTTCTCTATAGTTTTCCATTCAGCCTCGCGGTCTTTTCGGGATTTTATTCTAAATTATTCCAAAAGCCAAAGTCAGTAAGAGAAGTAGTCGGGAGTTCCTACCTTTGGGCAATCCTTGCAATTTGTTTGGTCCACCTGGCGCCAAACCGTAAGGATTTTTACTACCTTCTCCCATTGATCCCTTTGGCTTTCTTGGGAATCGGATTATTCTTCATTCGAAAAAAGGAATATCAATTCTCTAAGCTTCTATCCTTGAACTATCTATTCTGCTTCGGGATTAGTGTCTTGGTTTTGGCTGCAATGTGGGGATTCGGAATTCTTCTTGGCCAAAATATATGGGCGGAATTGCTATTCACAGCATTCTTACTTTTGATTTTCTTATGGGGAAGAAGGATCCGAGTGCAAAAATCAGGAGTTCCTTCCACCATTGCATTAAATCTACTGCTCGCTGCAGGCTTACTTTCTTATATTCAATTTTCCATTCTTCCTAGAGTAAACCTAAGCGAGGTTCCGGAGAAAGGACCATTCACTAGTGCAAAACAGATCTGTATAGTTTCAGAAAATCCTTGGACTGCACTTACTTTTAGAAATGCGCTTCCAGGTGCGGAGATCATTCATTCTGTTCCAGGTGCGGATCGAAATTGTGTGGATGGAATTAGATATTTGGTCTTCTTCCAGGAGCAGGTCCCTATTCCGTCGGGATATCAACTTCTCCAGACACAAACTGTTTGGAAAAGAGATGTTACCCTGAAGGAACTCCTGAGCCCAACTAAAGGAAAAGAATACGTATATTTTTATGAGCCTTCTCGGAATAAGAATTCCGAATTGGAGAGTCGATGA
- a CDS encoding DUF883 family protein yields MSKGDNLSEELQILKDKAKQITGKAREEYLEHVSDLKEKLKQVTGETSEKAKQIIDQTGTYIKENPQKATLIGLGVGVGIGVMIGMLIGRRK; encoded by the coding sequence ATGTCTAAAGGTGATAATCTAAGCGAAGAACTCCAAATTTTGAAAGATAAGGCCAAGCAAATTACTGGTAAGGCCCGGGAGGAATACTTGGAACACGTATCTGACCTAAAGGAAAAATTAAAGCAAGTTACTGGTGAGACCAGTGAAAAGGCTAAACAAATCATCGATCAAACAGGAACTTATATCAAAGAAAATCCTCAAAAAGCAACTTTGATCGGATTAGGAGTCGGAGTCGGGATAGGCGTTATGATAGGAATGCTTATCGGTCGCAGAAAATAA
- a CDS encoding TetR/AcrR family transcriptional regulator — protein sequence MVRTPKKKVKKTKVSRAGAHSSSKGPKKRDRKATETALMKAGIQVFAKKGYDAATTKDIAKSAGANEALIMRYFGGKKGLLEAILTRTDDLGDSAAGKKEEETKQLHLDEALVESITERCSDFKHYSDFMKVAVSRIILDPDVSRIIQTKIYTKALPEMIHELEKFKKGGEIDPKADLKSVAFGISSLTFALGFMAQVVYKIPESEIKATIKEMVRILQKGLKPDSK from the coding sequence ATGGTTCGAACCCCTAAGAAAAAGGTCAAAAAAACTAAGGTATCCAGAGCGGGTGCTCATAGTTCTAGTAAAGGCCCTAAAAAAAGAGACCGAAAGGCAACCGAGACCGCTTTGATGAAGGCGGGGATACAAGTTTTTGCCAAAAAAGGATATGACGCAGCGACCACTAAGGATATCGCCAAGTCTGCGGGAGCCAACGAGGCTCTTATTATGCGTTATTTCGGTGGGAAGAAGGGACTCTTAGAAGCAATCCTAACTAGAACAGACGACCTAGGCGATTCAGCTGCAGGAAAAAAAGAAGAAGAGACCAAACAACTTCATTTGGATGAGGCTTTGGTCGAGTCCATTACGGAAAGATGTTCCGATTTCAAACATTATTCAGACTTCATGAAAGTTGCAGTCAGTAGGATCATCTTAGATCCAGACGTTAGTAGAATTATCCAGACCAAAATTTATACCAAAGCTCTTCCTGAAATGATCCATGAGTTGGAAAAATTTAAAAAGGGAGGAGAGATCGATCCTAAAGCAGATCTGAAATCAGTTGCGTTTGGTATTTCTTCTTTGACCTTTGCGCTCGGATTTATGGCTCAAGTGGTTTATAAAATTCCGGAATCGGAAATCAAAGCTACTATAAAAGAAATGGTGAGGATCTTGCAGAAGGGCTTAAAGCCAGACTCTAAATAA
- a CDS encoding DUF1564 family protein yields MEKIKPTYHRSFSQNITLGNILKKKRNVSTLLIPPHLEKYVRKQGINYLLRKALSSQRRSFHSNKRINSKSIYTKYQNIRGRSKENKYIKFNFRPRSEDWTQLRSLAISHGVSMCYLFVLLLEEYKSKGFSNSEKIIWQVKAVIHANFDSNIFFRELWISEYQLAKSDFRVKRKDPHGPKIA; encoded by the coding sequence ATGGAAAAAATAAAACCAACATATCACCGTTCCTTCTCGCAAAACATAACTTTGGGAAATATACTTAAAAAGAAACGTAATGTCTCTACCCTTCTGATTCCTCCACATTTGGAAAAATACGTTCGCAAACAAGGCATCAACTATTTACTACGAAAAGCACTTTCGAGCCAGCGAAGAAGTTTTCATTCAAATAAACGTATTAATTCTAAATCCATATACACGAAATATCAGAACATTCGAGGAAGATCGAAGGAAAATAAGTATATAAAATTTAACTTCAGACCAAGATCAGAAGATTGGACTCAACTCAGAAGTCTCGCCATTAGTCATGGAGTTTCAATGTGTTATTTATTTGTACTATTATTGGAAGAATATAAATCTAAAGGCTTTTCAAATTCAGAAAAAATAATTTGGCAAGTAAAAGCAGTCATACATGCAAACTTTGATTCAAATATCTTCTTTCGAGAACTATGGATTTCAGAATACCAACTAGCGAAATCTGATTTTAGAGTAAAAAGAAAAGATCCTCATGGGCCAAAAATCGCTTAA
- a CDS encoding OmpA family protein: MTKKQNYYVTIKGKKYDRGLIELAEKATSGKKDGRISIADAKKLLNAVKDNNTYTDIEKKTMEYVRENFQFTAKADEWFRTEIRKWAAEKSSHTQTKSSPQEEYTSHDEAISLMSSQHSEPYRGYIPTPSAGQAKKQNSIPVLVLSLIILGGFGIGIYYAFRNNGKKSVSHTEEVKESKPKQVAEEKKETSSSEKESIFGFFSQKHESANFSGKDAELASKIQASPILFDKNDIKIPQSQRRILDSLTLLLKKHSDAKAVLIGHASSEGTEEVNLKVSQLRAEMVRDYLLGNGLETSRFILEAKGSQVVSSPEGKGQSPEKNRRVNIQIVK; encoded by the coding sequence ATGACTAAGAAACAGAATTATTACGTCACTATAAAAGGCAAAAAATATGATCGAGGCCTGATCGAGTTAGCGGAGAAGGCTACCTCAGGCAAAAAAGACGGCCGTATTTCAATCGCAGATGCAAAAAAACTTCTCAACGCTGTGAAGGATAATAATACCTATACGGACATCGAAAAGAAAACGATGGAATATGTCCGTGAAAATTTCCAATTTACTGCAAAAGCAGACGAATGGTTTCGTACTGAAATTCGCAAATGGGCCGCCGAAAAATCTTCTCATACTCAAACCAAATCTTCTCCACAAGAGGAATACACTTCTCACGATGAAGCGATCAGTCTTATGAGTTCTCAACATTCTGAACCTTATAGAGGATATATCCCGACTCCTTCCGCAGGCCAGGCGAAAAAGCAGAATAGCATTCCCGTTTTAGTCCTTTCTCTTATTATTCTTGGAGGTTTCGGAATAGGAATCTATTATGCATTTCGAAACAACGGAAAGAAATCCGTTAGTCATACGGAAGAAGTTAAAGAAAGCAAACCTAAGCAAGTGGCGGAAGAGAAGAAGGAAACTTCTTCTTCGGAGAAGGAAAGTATTTTCGGGTTCTTCTCTCAGAAGCACGAATCAGCGAATTTTTCCGGAAAGGACGCGGAACTTGCTTCTAAAATCCAAGCTTCTCCGATCCTTTTTGATAAGAATGATATAAAAATTCCTCAATCCCAAAGAAGGATCCTGGATTCTCTTACCCTTCTTCTCAAAAAACATTCGGATGCTAAGGCGGTTCTGATTGGACATGCTTCTTCCGAAGGAACCGAAGAGGTGAACTTGAAAGTTTCCCAGCTCAGAGCCGAGATGGTCAGGGATTATTTATTAGGAAATGGTTTGGAAACTTCTCGTTTCATTTTAGAAGCGAAAGGTTCTCAAGTAGTTTCTTCTCCCGAGGGGAAGGGACAAAGTCCGGAAAAAAATAGACGAGTGAATATCCAAATCGTCAAGTGA
- a CDS encoding aconitate hydratase has protein sequence MAFDIDMIRARYEKLGNLVKKAREVVGRPLTLTEKILYSHLWEGTPSSNFERGKSYVDFAPDRVAMQDATAQMALLQFMSAGRSKVAVPSTVHCDHLITAKTGSSTDLATASTENKEVYDFLSSVSNKYGIGFWKPGAGIIHQVVLENYAFPGGMMIGTDSHTVNAGGLGMVAIGVGGADACDVMAGLPWELKWPKLIGVKLTGKLNGWTSAKDVILKVAGILTVKGGTGAIVEYFGEGSTSLSCTGKGTIANMGAEIGATTSTFSYDESMERYLRSTNRADIADLANGVKEHLTADPEVYANPDKFFDQVIEINLSELEPHLNGPFTPDLATPISKMKEEAKKNGWPTKVEVGLIGSCTNSSYEDIARAASLANQAAEKSLKPKAEFTITPGSELVRFTIERDGFIKVFEKIGAKVFANACGPCIGMWSRVGADKKEKNTIVHSFNRNFQSRNDGNPNTFAFVGSPELVTALAIAGDLTFDPNNDTLTNEKGEKVKLDPPNGDELPKKGFDVEDAGYQAPAADGSGVQVVVDPKSNRLQLLAPFIKWEGTDLKGLNLLIKVKGKCTTDHISMAGPWLKFRGHLDNISNNLLIGATNIFNEKINSVKNQLNGSYDEVPKVQRQYKAQGIGSIVIGDENYGEGSSREHAAMEPRFLGVRAVLVKSFARIHETNLKKQGMLALTFADKADYDKIKEDDKIDIIGLTGFKEGTPLTLVLHHKDGSKDEFQVNHTYNAQQIEWFKAGSALNLIGAKK, from the coding sequence ATGGCATTTGATATAGATATGATTCGTGCCCGGTATGAAAAACTCGGGAACCTGGTTAAAAAAGCCAGAGAAGTGGTCGGTAGACCTCTCACTCTGACCGAAAAAATTCTTTATTCTCACCTTTGGGAAGGAACACCTTCCTCCAATTTCGAAAGAGGAAAATCTTACGTTGATTTTGCCCCGGACCGCGTTGCAATGCAGGACGCAACAGCGCAAATGGCCTTATTACAATTCATGTCCGCAGGTAGAAGTAAGGTAGCAGTTCCTTCCACAGTACACTGTGACCACTTGATCACTGCAAAAACTGGTTCCTCTACAGACTTAGCAACTGCCTCTACTGAAAACAAAGAAGTATACGACTTTCTTTCTTCTGTTTCCAACAAATACGGGATCGGGTTCTGGAAACCCGGAGCTGGAATTATCCACCAAGTAGTATTAGAAAATTATGCATTCCCTGGAGGAATGATGATCGGAACCGACTCTCACACTGTAAATGCAGGTGGTTTGGGAATGGTTGCGATCGGAGTTGGTGGAGCAGACGCTTGCGATGTTATGGCTGGTCTTCCTTGGGAGCTTAAATGGCCTAAGCTGATTGGAGTGAAGTTAACTGGAAAACTAAACGGTTGGACTTCTGCAAAAGACGTTATCTTAAAAGTAGCCGGAATTCTTACCGTAAAAGGCGGAACAGGTGCAATCGTAGAATACTTCGGTGAAGGATCTACTTCCCTTTCCTGTACTGGAAAAGGAACTATCGCCAATATGGGAGCTGAAATCGGAGCAACTACTTCTACGTTCTCCTATGATGAGTCTATGGAAAGGTATCTTCGTTCTACTAATAGAGCGGATATCGCTGATTTAGCGAATGGGGTGAAGGAACACCTCACCGCTGACCCAGAAGTCTATGCAAATCCTGATAAATTTTTCGACCAAGTGATTGAGATCAACCTTTCCGAGTTGGAACCTCACTTGAACGGACCTTTTACTCCTGACTTAGCTACTCCAATTTCTAAAATGAAAGAAGAGGCTAAGAAGAATGGATGGCCTACAAAAGTAGAAGTGGGTTTGATCGGTTCTTGCACAAACTCTTCTTACGAAGATATTGCTCGTGCGGCTTCTCTTGCTAATCAAGCAGCAGAAAAATCTTTAAAACCTAAGGCTGAGTTCACAATCACTCCAGGTTCTGAACTAGTTCGTTTCACGATAGAGAGAGACGGGTTTATTAAAGTTTTCGAAAAGATTGGAGCAAAAGTTTTTGCGAACGCATGCGGCCCTTGTATCGGAATGTGGTCCAGGGTAGGCGCGGATAAGAAGGAGAAGAACACTATCGTTCACTCTTTCAATCGTAACTTCCAATCTAGGAACGACGGTAACCCGAACACTTTCGCATTTGTGGGCTCTCCAGAGCTTGTAACTGCATTAGCAATTGCGGGAGATCTTACTTTTGATCCGAATAACGATACTCTTACCAATGAAAAAGGGGAGAAGGTAAAATTAGATCCTCCAAATGGAGACGAACTTCCTAAAAAAGGGTTCGATGTAGAAGATGCTGGCTACCAAGCTCCAGCAGCCGACGGTTCTGGCGTGCAAGTGGTTGTGGATCCTAAATCCAATCGTTTACAGTTGCTCGCTCCTTTCATTAAATGGGAAGGCACTGATCTAAAAGGACTGAACCTTCTTATCAAAGTAAAAGGAAAGTGTACAACTGACCATATCTCTATGGCAGGTCCTTGGTTGAAATTCAGAGGACATTTGGATAATATTTCCAATAACCTTTTGATTGGAGCTACGAACATCTTTAACGAAAAGATTAATAGTGTGAAAAACCAACTAAATGGATCTTACGACGAAGTTCCTAAAGTCCAACGCCAGTACAAAGCGCAAGGGATTGGTTCCATAGTAATCGGAGACGAAAACTATGGAGAAGGTTCTTCCAGAGAACATGCTGCTATGGAGCCTAGATTCTTAGGAGTAAGAGCAGTTCTTGTAAAATCATTTGCTCGTATCCATGAAACAAACCTGAAAAAGCAAGGTATGCTTGCTTTGACATTTGCGGATAAGGCGGATTATGACAAGATCAAAGAAGACGATAAGATTGATATTATCGGACTTACTGGTTTTAAAGAAGGAACTCCTCTTACATTAGTTTTACATCATAAAGATGGAAGTAAGGATGAATTCCAAGTAAACCACACTTACAACGCTCAGCAGATTGAATGGTTTAAGGCGGGAAGCGCTTTGAATTTGATCGGCGCCAAAAAGTAA
- the epmA gene encoding EF-P lysine aminoacylase EpmA — translation MKLNNLEILSFRSRFLHATRTFFYEKGFLEVDTPSLKKIPGMEPYLDPFMVGSPSGAEKGYLITSPEYSLKQALSLGAKKVYEIAHTFRSGEKGSSYHTAEFLMLEFYQTGTDLHQAMDLLEELIRWIADKLSLPLPEKQFQRKSVKELLSNWANIDWDRNSLERKVTELSLTNLSFDSMEYEDCFFLIFLNLLEPNFTSEFQFVYDYPPEMAALSRIENGAAKRFELYFGNIELANAFYELLDPIEQRARFEKEQELRRKLGKEVFPVHEEFLQALERGIPECSGISIGLDRLLMVLLGRNSLSEVSPYWREI, via the coding sequence ATGAAGTTGAATAACTTAGAAATATTGTCATTTCGATCCAGATTTTTACATGCTACGAGAACTTTTTTTTATGAAAAAGGATTCCTCGAGGTTGATACTCCATCTTTGAAAAAAATTCCGGGGATGGAGCCGTATTTGGATCCATTTATGGTAGGATCTCCCTCGGGTGCTGAGAAGGGATATCTGATTACTTCTCCGGAATATTCTCTCAAGCAAGCTTTATCTTTAGGTGCGAAAAAGGTATACGAGATCGCCCATACGTTTCGTTCAGGGGAGAAAGGGAGTTCCTACCATACTGCAGAATTCCTAATGCTGGAATTTTATCAAACTGGCACTGATTTACACCAGGCGATGGATCTTCTCGAAGAGCTTATTCGATGGATTGCGGATAAGTTAAGTCTTCCTCTTCCAGAAAAACAATTCCAAAGAAAATCAGTGAAGGAACTCCTTTCCAATTGGGCAAACATAGATTGGGACCGAAATTCCTTAGAACGAAAAGTAACGGAATTATCTCTAACAAATCTCTCTTTCGATTCAATGGAATATGAAGACTGCTTTTTTTTAATATTCTTAAACTTACTAGAACCAAACTTCACTTCGGAATTTCAATTCGTCTATGATTATCCTCCCGAAATGGCTGCTCTTTCTAGAATTGAAAACGGTGCGGCGAAAAGGTTCGAATTATATTTCGGAAATATAGAATTAGCTAACGCATTTTATGAACTTTTGGACCCGATAGAACAGAGAGCTCGTTTCGAAAAAGAGCAAGAGTTGAGAAGAAAGTTAGGCAAGGAAGTCTTTCCAGTTCACGAGGAGTTCCTTCAAGCATTGGAGAGAGGCATTCCAGAATGTTCTGGAATTTCCATCGGATTGGATCGACTTCTAATGGTACTTTTGGGAAGGAACTCCCTCTCAGAAGTTAGCCCATATTGGCGAGAAATTTGA